From a single Candidatus Bathyarchaeota archaeon genomic region:
- a CDS encoding fructose-bisphosphate aldolase (catalyzes the reversible formation of fructose 1,6-bisphosphate from glycerone phosphate and D-glyceraldehyde 3-phosphate) — SRLFNKSTGKTIVVTMDHGVDLGPLEGIEDFRGTLLKVLGGAYLPDAVLMNPSMINLNHDVLGKVGLIARLDGATTVMGPDITDYRLFSSVEEALRLGADAVVTMAFIGVAREAENSEKIGKVSQECGKWGMPHIVEALPPEIVEHHFKSKAKWKWPDPDHVKFAARVTAELGADIVKSYYTGDPDTFKEVVKCCPVPILVLSGPGAEDPEGLLQIVKDVMDAGAKGVIMGRNIWGYKDPSAMLHALTEIVHGKASVNEAMKYLR; from the coding sequence TGAGCAGACTATTCAACAAAAGCACGGGAAAAACCATCGTGGTGACGATGGATCACGGGGTAGACTTGGGGCCGTTAGAGGGGATTGAAGACTTCAGAGGGACCCTACTGAAGGTTTTGGGAGGGGCTTACCTACCGGATGCCGTCTTGATGAATCCTTCGATGATCAATTTAAACCATGATGTTCTCGGCAAAGTCGGGTTGATCGCCCGGTTGGATGGAGCCACCACGGTGATGGGTCCGGACATAACCGACTATAGATTATTCTCTTCCGTAGAGGAGGCGTTGAGATTGGGGGCGGACGCCGTGGTAACCATGGCGTTCATAGGCGTCGCTAGAGAAGCGGAAAACTCGGAGAAGATCGGTAAAGTCTCCCAGGAGTGTGGAAAATGGGGGATGCCGCACATAGTGGAGGCTCTACCGCCGGAGATAGTTGAGCATCATTTTAAATCAAAAGCCAAGTGGAAGTGGCCGGATCCAGATCACGTAAAATTCGCGGCGAGGGTAACAGCCGAGTTAGGGGCGGATATAGTGAAGTCCTACTACACCGGCGATCCAGATACATTCAAGGAGGTCGTGAAGTGCTGCCCGGTGCCAATACTCGTATTAAGTGGGCCGGGCGCTGAAGATCCTGAAGGGCTACTACAAATCGTCAAGGATGTAATGGATGCAGGAGCCAAGGGCGTAATCATGGGAAGGAACATATGGGGATATAAGGATCCATCGGCGATGCTGCATGCCCTCACCGAGATAGTCCATGGAAAAGCCAGCGTTAACGAGGCCATGAAATATCTGCGATAA
- a CDS encoding L-fucose/L-arabinose isomerase family protein, whose amino-acid sequence MEGVELVESNGTITTEEDAKKAGELFNRGDVDLLLIQSINADSGILVTILGQKVRKPILIWSTPEPTLHNTALVANSLCGAMIIAATLRRLGIKYKHLHGWPEDEKLREALNKSIRVLGCISVLKESKLGLVGYQSPGFHHVSFDEMLLRRTFGTSVQHIDLSEVYAEAGVLDKGELAREMSAIKREGMCKDVKEEDFEKSAAISISLRRLAEKYSIHAFAVKCFPEFVDIFKLAPCVAVGRTTDEGLMTACEGDMIGALTMLIEHYLTGKAVFFVDIIAMDKESNTGVVWHCGNAPICMAEDPGKVMLEQHSILGVESPRGLTREFACKTGPVTCARLSEREGGYRMYAIGGEAVKGDPSLRGTSMKIKFHQPVEKISEVLFRDGVENHFAVVYGDIRDELEEFSSWLGIDSVIL is encoded by the coding sequence TTGGAAGGAGTCGAGCTAGTGGAATCGAATGGGACAATAACCACGGAGGAGGATGCCAAAAAAGCAGGGGAGCTTTTTAACAGAGGGGATGTAGACCTACTACTGATACAAAGCATTAACGCTGACAGCGGAATATTAGTAACCATATTGGGTCAAAAGGTTAGGAAACCTATTTTAATATGGTCTACCCCTGAACCTACGCTGCATAACACCGCTTTAGTGGCTAACTCGCTATGCGGCGCGATGATAATCGCCGCCACGCTTAGACGGCTAGGCATCAAATATAAACATTTGCACGGTTGGCCTGAGGACGAAAAACTAAGAGAGGCATTGAATAAATCCATAAGAGTTTTAGGCTGCATATCCGTGCTGAAAGAGAGCAAGCTTGGGCTCGTGGGATATCAGTCTCCAGGGTTTCACCACGTCTCATTCGATGAAATGCTGCTACGTAGAACTTTCGGCACCTCTGTTCAGCATATAGATCTTTCGGAGGTTTACGCCGAAGCCGGGGTGCTTGACAAGGGAGAGTTGGCAAGGGAGATGAGCGCCATAAAGAGGGAAGGAATGTGTAAGGATGTGAAGGAGGAGGATTTCGAGAAGAGCGCAGCGATCAGCATCTCGCTGAGAAGACTCGCTGAAAAATATTCGATCCATGCCTTCGCAGTTAAATGCTTCCCAGAGTTCGTCGACATATTCAAATTAGCTCCGTGCGTCGCTGTGGGTAGAACCACGGATGAGGGTTTAATGACGGCATGTGAAGGAGACATGATAGGAGCCCTAACCATGCTGATCGAACATTATTTGACCGGAAAAGCGGTATTCTTTGTGGATATAATCGCCATGGATAAAGAATCGAACACGGGAGTTGTCTGGCACTGCGGTAATGCACCGATTTGCATGGCCGAGGATCCAGGGAAGGTTATGTTGGAGCAGCACTCCATACTCGGCGTGGAGTCTCCTAGGGGCTTAACTAGAGAGTTCGCGTGTAAAACCGGTCCAGTCACATGCGCTCGACTCAGCGAGCGCGAAGGTGGCTACCGCATGTACGCCATAGGAGGAGAGGCCGTGAAGGGGGATCCAAGCCTCCGGGGCACCTCCATGAAGATAAAATTCCACCAACCGGTCGAGAAGATCAGTGAGGTCCTCTTCAGGGACGGCGTCGAGAACCACTTCGCAGTGGTTTACGGCGATATACGGGATGAACTAGAAGAATTTTCGAGCTGGCTCGGGATCGACTCGGTAATACTATGA
- the xylB gene encoding xylulokinase — MSYLLGVDVGTTSVKCVIFDQKGRALSSCRSEYEILMPQPEFMEVEAETYWNAFKESLKAVLNESQVAPQDISGIGVSSQGETFVAMDRDGKPVRRAIVWLDNRSKEEAELIKEEFGVDKVYRITGQNEIIPMWTATKIFWLKRNEPEVFRKVYKYLLLEDYIIFRLTGEFVTDYSVVCSTILFDISKRKWWGEILDFIGLSEEQLPELKPSGTPVGNVTLEAARDTGLSTKTLVSTGAYDHAAGAVGVGNIEPGVVTETTGGALAIVATVDRVILDRMRRIPCHYHAVEGRYFLQPFCPTAGAVLKWYRDNFGLLEMEAADRMGIDPYDLLTLEASKSPPGSDGLLLLPHFAGAASPEFNPNAKGVLFGLMLHHKKSHIIRSIMESIAYMLRRNIEVLEELGVNVKEVRSIGGGARSRLWNQIKADVLQKPIITVHTEENSALGVAILAGLATGVFSSIAKASESMVSIKERFTPSEANKDLYNGLYGRYVELYNRIGDLF, encoded by the coding sequence TTGAGCTATTTATTAGGCGTTGATGTCGGTACTACTTCTGTTAAATGCGTTATATTCGATCAGAAGGGTAGGGCTCTGTCATCCTGCAGGAGCGAGTACGAAATTCTCATGCCGCAGCCCGAGTTCATGGAGGTAGAGGCGGAAACTTACTGGAACGCCTTCAAAGAATCCCTGAAGGCGGTTTTAAATGAATCGCAGGTAGCCCCTCAGGATATCTCTGGGATAGGTGTGTCAAGCCAGGGTGAAACCTTCGTAGCTATGGATAGAGATGGGAAGCCGGTAAGGAGGGCCATCGTATGGCTTGACAATAGGTCTAAGGAGGAAGCTGAACTAATAAAGGAAGAGTTCGGAGTAGATAAGGTGTATAGGATCACTGGTCAAAACGAGATAATCCCCATGTGGACGGCGACCAAGATTTTCTGGTTAAAGAGGAATGAACCCGAGGTGTTTAGGAAAGTATATAAATACTTATTGCTCGAGGATTATATAATATTTAGGTTAACGGGCGAATTTGTAACAGATTACTCGGTCGTATGCTCAACAATCCTTTTCGACATATCGAAAAGAAAATGGTGGGGGGAGATCCTTGACTTTATAGGTTTAAGCGAGGAGCAGCTGCCCGAACTTAAGCCCTCAGGCACGCCCGTAGGCAATGTTACCCTAGAGGCTGCGAGGGATACGGGTCTCAGCACGAAGACCTTAGTATCCACAGGGGCATACGATCACGCCGCCGGGGCTGTAGGGGTCGGTAACATAGAGCCCGGAGTGGTAACGGAGACGACTGGAGGGGCATTGGCCATAGTAGCAACTGTAGATCGAGTAATTCTGGATCGGATGCGTAGAATTCCATGCCATTACCATGCTGTAGAGGGAAGATATTTCTTGCAACCATTTTGTCCTACGGCGGGGGCCGTCCTCAAATGGTATAGGGACAACTTCGGATTACTAGAAATGGAAGCGGCCGATAGGATGGGTATAGATCCATACGATCTATTGACGCTCGAAGCATCCAAGAGCCCCCCCGGCTCCGATGGGTTGCTTCTGTTACCCCACTTCGCGGGGGCGGCCTCCCCCGAATTTAACCCGAACGCGAAGGGCGTATTGTTCGGCCTCATGCTGCATCACAAGAAAAGTCATATCATCCGGTCGATCATGGAGTCTATCGCCTACATGCTTAGAAGGAACATAGAGGTGCTCGAAGAGCTGGGCGTTAACGTTAAAGAGGTTAGATCCATTGGTGGAGGTGCTAGAAGCCGGTTATGGAACCAGATAAAGGCTGATGTGCTTCAAAAACCGATAATAACGGTGCACACGGAGGAGAACTCGGCACTGGGCGTAGCCATCCTAGCGGGTTTAGCTACAGGCGTTTTCAGTTCCATAGCGAAGGCTAGCGAATCCATGGTTTCAATAAAGGAAAGGTTCACCCCATCGGAGGCCAATAAAGATCTGTATAACGGCCTTTATGGGAGATACGTGGAGCTGTACAATCGTATAGGGGATTTATTCTGA
- a CDS encoding cation-translocating P-type ATPase translates to MADKRKTVPGRLFHVVLISSAAILLLLNLTGLFKKIYFFDTALIVTLIWGIPIYWKAIEGFFHKKIEAEVLVAIAAIASIAGIGHYLAAGEVILIMLLGETLETYAVNKTMINIEEIIALSPKRARVRRGSREEEIPIGDIREGDLIIVKPGERIPVDGIVAFGSASVNQAPITGGPLPVARYRGEEDYAGSVVELGVLEIKATKVGKDTTLAKVVELTKMAQERKGHTQRIADRVSRYFVIIVLSIFVAVLILTRNPLRASTVLIIACPCALVLATPTAVVAAIGNAAKRGILIKGGEYIEALEKVDALVFDKTGTVTIGEPHVTDILGFNADQREVLALAGLAERFSEHALAKAIIKKTKELNIEINDEPDKFTAIPGLGVTVIQKNREIVVGNKKLIEIKGIKMTPDVEKQWDVLESQGKTVVAVTCNSKILGLIGITDVLRPSAEDAFHRLRSLGFRKMVMLTGDNLRAAKRIAAQLGIADLKAELLPEDKISAIDELKRMGFKILMVGDGINDAPALAMSDVGAAMGAAGTDVAIEASDVVFMSNDLANIEKVIKLSRKTLKIIRQNIVYFALIFNGVGIAMGALGFLTPLIAAVLHQFSSLFVVLNSLRLLRYD, encoded by the coding sequence TTGGCTGATAAAAGGAAGACCGTCCCTGGAAGGCTATTCCATGTAGTCTTAATCTCAAGCGCAGCGATCCTTCTATTGCTCAACTTGACCGGCTTATTTAAAAAGATCTACTTTTTTGACACGGCCCTTATTGTAACTCTCATCTGGGGCATCCCAATATACTGGAAAGCCATAGAAGGGTTCTTCCATAAGAAGATAGAGGCGGAGGTTCTAGTAGCCATAGCGGCCATCGCTTCAATAGCTGGAATAGGACATTACCTCGCCGCTGGAGAGGTAATCCTAATCATGCTTTTAGGGGAGACGCTAGAAACTTATGCTGTTAATAAAACCATGATCAATATAGAGGAGATAATAGCCCTATCACCTAAAAGAGCTAGGGTACGGAGGGGGAGTAGGGAGGAGGAAATACCTATAGGGGACATCAGGGAAGGCGACCTGATAATAGTTAAACCGGGGGAGAGAATACCTGTAGATGGGATCGTAGCCTTCGGGAGTGCTTCTGTCAATCAGGCGCCCATAACGGGGGGGCCGCTTCCAGTGGCTAGATACAGAGGCGAGGAGGACTATGCAGGATCGGTGGTTGAACTTGGAGTGCTAGAGATAAAGGCTACTAAAGTGGGAAAGGATACGACCCTGGCCAAGGTTGTAGAGCTCACTAAAATGGCACAGGAGAGGAAGGGCCATACCCAGAGGATAGCCGACAGGGTTTCCAGATACTTCGTCATAATAGTGCTGAGCATCTTTGTAGCCGTACTTATATTGACTAGGAATCCGCTGAGGGCCTCCACCGTGCTCATCATCGCCTGTCCATGCGCCTTAGTATTAGCGACACCTACCGCCGTTGTGGCTGCGATAGGCAATGCGGCTAAACGGGGGATATTGATCAAAGGAGGAGAATATATTGAGGCCCTAGAGAAGGTGGATGCGCTGGTGTTCGATAAGACTGGCACCGTAACCATAGGCGAACCACATGTGACGGACATTTTAGGGTTTAACGCTGATCAACGGGAAGTCCTAGCCTTGGCGGGTCTAGCTGAAAGGTTCTCCGAACATGCCCTAGCCAAAGCGATAATTAAAAAAACTAAGGAATTAAACATTGAAATTAATGATGAGCCGGATAAATTTACCGCCATTCCAGGCCTCGGCGTTACAGTAATACAAAAAAACCGGGAAATAGTGGTTGGAAATAAGAAATTAATCGAGATTAAGGGAATTAAAATGACGCCGGACGTTGAGAAACAGTGGGATGTCCTAGAATCTCAAGGTAAAACCGTGGTGGCAGTAACTTGCAACTCTAAAATCCTGGGTTTGATAGGCATCACGGATGTATTGAGGCCCAGTGCTGAGGATGCCTTCCATCGCCTGCGTTCTTTAGGTTTCAGAAAAATGGTTATGTTGACAGGTGATAATTTAAGGGCCGCTAAGAGGATAGCTGCCCAGCTAGGGATAGCCGACTTGAAAGCCGAGCTTCTACCCGAGGATAAAATATCGGCTATAGACGAATTAAAGAGGATGGGATTTAAGATTCTCATGGTAGGCGATGGGATAAACGATGCCCCTGCATTAGCTATGTCGGATGTAGGTGCTGCTATGGGAGCCGCGGGGACGGATGTCGCCATCGAGGCGTCAGATGTAGTTTTTATGTCGAATGACCTGGCGAACATAGAGAAAGTTATAAAGCTCAGCCGTAAAACCTTAAAAATTATACGCCAAAATATAGTATACTTCGCTCTAATCTTTAATGGCGTTGGGATCGCCATGGGGGCCCTCGGCTTCTTAACTCCGCTGATAGCTGCCGTCCTACATCAATTCAGCTCCCTATTCGTAGTCCTTAATTCACTCAGATTACTACGATACGATTAA
- a CDS encoding ABC transporter ATP-binding protein, whose protein sequence is MLGDDMLELKDVHFRYPGGPEVLKGVDLSVERGEIVAVIGPNGCGKTTLLMVAAGLLEPEVGEVLLNGEPLRSQLPGARRRIGLVFQDPDDQLFNPTVHDEIAFAPCQVFAPEDVEEKVLEVADTFKLRNLLDKPPYKLSMGEKRIVAMASVLVYDPELLLLDEPTANLSCTPIEEIKRILMDSKRRGKAILIASHDVEFIAETADRVYVLSGGTLRGGLATKSILSDGNLLALADMKPRSYHSGLANSTQKQSILMKDRIGS, encoded by the coding sequence TTGCTTGGTGACGATATGTTAGAGTTGAAGGATGTCCACTTCAGATATCCTGGAGGCCCCGAGGTCCTTAAGGGAGTAGACCTCTCTGTGGAAAGAGGTGAAATCGTAGCTGTGATAGGGCCTAATGGATGTGGCAAGACCACGCTTCTGATGGTTGCGGCGGGCCTCCTGGAACCAGAGGTGGGGGAAGTCCTACTAAACGGAGAGCCCCTGAGGAGTCAACTGCCTGGGGCCCGTAGGAGGATAGGCCTCGTATTTCAGGATCCGGACGATCAGTTGTTCAATCCCACGGTTCACGATGAGATAGCCTTCGCTCCATGCCAGGTGTTCGCCCCTGAAGATGTGGAAGAAAAAGTTTTAGAAGTGGCCGATACGTTCAAGCTTAGAAACCTTCTGGATAAGCCCCCGTACAAGCTCAGTATGGGAGAGAAACGTATAGTAGCCATGGCTTCAGTCCTAGTCTACGATCCTGAACTCCTACTCCTCGATGAGCCCACCGCGAACCTGAGCTGTACGCCGATAGAGGAGATAAAAAGGATCCTCATGGACAGCAAGAGGAGAGGGAAGGCTATCCTGATAGCATCCCACGATGTAGAATTCATAGCTGAGACGGCTGACCGCGTCTACGTCCTCAGCGGCGGAACCCTCCGGGGGGGTTTAGCCACGAAATCCATACTATCAGACGGGAACCTGCTAGCCCTAGCCGATATGAAGCCTCGCTCATATCATAGCGGTTTGGCTAACTCAACCCAAAAGCAATCGATCCTCATGAAGGATCGCATAGGCTCTTGA
- a CDS encoding nodulation protein NfeD, protein MKGLPVLPALSSLLLLLVLSVGCTAYSRAGEVVVVRVEGVITPATRELVQEVYDYGLGLGAQAMLILLDTPGGQLDATLGIVEVMERSEIPWIVYVYPEGAKAWSAGAFILVASHVAAMAPHTLVGSAQPASYNPVQGSTPVEDEKTVNALSAFIAERARMHDRNGTAAELFVRENLNLNAGDALERRVIDVVASGVRELLEAVDGRSVKTSMGLKTLETRDATVTEYSPGVRVRLLSAISDPLLAYILFTLGLYALIFGLLTPGYGAEVAGGIALILGLMGLGFNINLASLFLIGLGIVLLLAEVHTPGFGALGGMGIACLTIGGLLLIPSGGAGWLISPGWYRRLMILSLLSAGSIGGFTLFAAYKALKARRMRPLIGEIIGEVAEAAEDLTPGATGFVRYKGEYWRARPRTPIKAGSKARIIGKDGPTLIVEGLEQE, encoded by the coding sequence GTGAAGGGCCTCCCGGTCCTACCAGCCTTATCATCGCTGCTATTACTATTGGTTCTCTCGGTGGGCTGCACCGCCTACTCCAGGGCTGGGGAGGTGGTCGTCGTCCGGGTTGAGGGGGTTATAACCCCTGCCACGAGGGAGCTCGTCCAGGAGGTCTACGATTACGGCTTGGGCCTCGGCGCCCAAGCGATGCTCATCCTACTGGACACCCCGGGTGGACAACTGGATGCTACGCTGGGGATCGTAGAGGTGATGGAGCGGTCCGAGATCCCATGGATCGTCTACGTCTACCCCGAGGGCGCCAAGGCATGGTCGGCGGGGGCATTCATACTGGTGGCGTCCCACGTGGCGGCCATGGCCCCCCACACCCTGGTCGGATCCGCCCAGCCCGCCTCGTATAACCCGGTTCAGGGCTCCACCCCCGTGGAGGATGAGAAGACCGTGAACGCCCTATCGGCCTTCATAGCCGAGAGGGCCAGGATGCACGATAGGAACGGGACCGCTGCTGAGCTGTTCGTCAGGGAGAACCTGAACTTGAACGCCGGAGATGCCTTGGAGCGCAGGGTCATAGATGTGGTCGCCTCCGGGGTCAGGGAGCTCCTAGAGGCCGTCGATGGGAGGAGCGTCAAGACCTCGATGGGCCTCAAAACCCTGGAGACGAGAGATGCAACGGTCACAGAGTACTCCCCCGGCGTGAGGGTGAGGCTCCTATCCGCCATCTCGGATCCGCTGCTGGCCTACATCCTCTTCACCCTCGGCCTCTACGCCCTGATCTTCGGGTTGTTGACGCCCGGCTACGGGGCTGAGGTGGCCGGCGGGATCGCTTTGATCCTGGGGTTGATGGGGCTGGGCTTCAACATTAACCTCGCATCCCTATTCCTCATCGGCTTAGGGATCGTACTCCTCCTGGCGGAGGTCCACACCCCCGGGTTCGGAGCCCTGGGAGGCATGGGGATCGCCTGCCTAACCATCGGGGGCCTGCTCTTAATCCCCTCTGGAGGGGCGGGATGGCTGATCTCCCCGGGATGGTACAGGCGGCTCATGATCCTCTCCCTACTCTCCGCCGGCTCCATCGGGGGGTTCACGCTCTTCGCAGCCTACAAGGCCTTGAAGGCCAGGCGGATGAGGCCCCTCATCGGGGAGATCATCGGGGAAGTCGCGGAGGCGGCTGAGGACCTAACCCCTGGAGCCACAGGCTTCGTAAGGTATAAGGGCGAGTATTGGAGGGCGAGGCCCCGGACACCCATCAAGGCGGGATCCAAGGCCAGGATAATAGGCAAGGACGGCCCGACCCTGATAGTCGAGGGACTCGAACAGGAGTAG
- a CDS encoding slipin family protein encodes MGLFEAFLGLILFIIVVSILSSAIKVVREYERGVIFRLGRLVGAKGPGLFFIVPIVDKFVKIDLRIVAFDIPKQRVITKDNVSVDVDAAVYYRVFDPSRAVVQVENYLHATNLLAQTTLRDVLGQVELDELLTKREELSRRIGDILDTYTDPWGIKVVAVSIKDVSMPESMLRAIAKQAEAEREKRSRIIVAEGEYMAAEKIAAAAKLYMESPFALRLRELQTLTEIAREKNMVVVTTTTEAGDLGKMAAVVKGLLEKEDR; translated from the coding sequence GTGGGGTTATTCGAGGCCTTCTTGGGCTTGATCCTCTTCATAATAGTGGTTTCGATCCTATCCTCAGCCATCAAGGTTGTGAGGGAGTACGAGAGGGGCGTGATATTCAGGCTTGGGAGGCTGGTCGGGGCTAAGGGTCCCGGGCTCTTCTTCATCGTCCCCATAGTCGACAAGTTCGTTAAGATAGACCTCAGGATAGTGGCCTTCGACATCCCTAAGCAGAGGGTGATCACCAAGGATAACGTCAGCGTCGACGTGGACGCCGCCGTCTATTATAGGGTCTTCGACCCGAGCAGGGCGGTGGTCCAAGTCGAAAACTATCTCCACGCCACGAACCTCCTGGCTCAGACCACGCTGAGGGACGTCCTAGGCCAGGTGGAGCTGGATGAACTATTGACCAAGAGGGAGGAGCTGAGCAGGAGGATTGGGGACATCCTGGACACCTATACGGATCCCTGGGGTATAAAGGTCGTCGCCGTCTCCATAAAGGATGTGAGCATGCCTGAGAGCATGCTCAGGGCTATAGCCAAGCAGGCGGAGGCTGAGAGGGAGAAGAGGTCCAGGATAATCGTGGCTGAGGGCGAGTATATGGCGGCTGAGAAGATAGCGGCCGCAGCTAAGCTCTACATGGAGAGCCCCTTCGCCTTGAGGCTGAGGGAGCTCCAAACCCTGACGGAGATAGCCAGGGAGAAGAACATGGTCGTGGTCACGACGACCACGGAGGCGGGCGACCTGGGGAAGATGGCGGCCGTGGTTAAAGGGCTCCTGGAGAAGGAGGACAGGTGA
- a CDS encoding bifunctional 5,6,7,8-tetrahydromethanopterin hydro-lyase/3-hexulose-6-phosphate synthase, translated as MVYLVGEALLGDGPEVAHIDLIIGDREGPVGQAFAAGLACPSSGHTPLLAVIRPNLIPKPPTLIVPKVTVKNMEQAGRIFGPAQYAVAKAVADAVEEGVIPEDKLDEWVIICGVFIHPEAKDDRKIFHYNYGATKLALRRAMMNYPSWDKISYEKDRAIHPVFGMRMLHRLWNPPYLQIAFDVPSLERMKQVAREIPPSDKITFEIGTQLIKGQGAKAIREFREVRKDVFIMADLKTLDVAKVEVDEAFNETADGVVGAGVAPKETIEALIYEAKRLGIYSFLDMRGVEDPVERLKALEEPPHGIIIHKAYETPVEAVVEQIKAVKDAFEDRLLVGVQGDVTPETIPTLIQGGADIAIVSRYVTQSRDVTRTVRDLLNSTPKLKEDIDLLRVHIE; from the coding sequence TTGGTCTACCTGGTGGGTGAGGCCCTCCTCGGGGACGGCCCGGAGGTCGCCCATATAGACTTGATCATAGGGGATCGTGAAGGACCCGTGGGACAAGCCTTCGCTGCGGGGCTGGCCTGCCCATCTTCAGGGCATACCCCGCTGCTCGCCGTTATAAGGCCCAACCTCATCCCTAAGCCTCCGACCTTGATCGTCCCTAAGGTTACCGTTAAGAACATGGAGCAGGCTGGGAGGATCTTCGGCCCCGCCCAGTACGCGGTCGCCAAGGCTGTAGCCGACGCCGTGGAGGAGGGCGTGATCCCGGAGGATAAGCTGGATGAATGGGTCATCATATGCGGGGTGTTCATACATCCCGAGGCCAAGGATGACCGTAAGATATTCCATTACAATTATGGGGCAACGAAGCTCGCCCTTAGGAGGGCCATGATGAACTATCCATCCTGGGATAAGATATCCTACGAGAAGGACAGGGCGATCCACCCGGTCTTCGGTATGCGCATGCTCCACAGGCTCTGGAACCCGCCGTACCTGCAGATAGCCTTCGACGTCCCAAGCCTGGAGAGGATGAAGCAGGTGGCCCGGGAGATACCTCCAAGCGATAAGATAACCTTCGAGATAGGAACACAGCTCATCAAGGGTCAGGGGGCGAAGGCCATAAGGGAGTTCAGGGAGGTGAGGAAGGACGTCTTCATAATGGCGGACCTGAAGACCCTGGACGTGGCCAAGGTGGAGGTGGACGAGGCCTTCAATGAGACGGCCGACGGCGTGGTAGGGGCGGGGGTGGCCCCGAAGGAGACCATAGAAGCCCTAATCTACGAGGCGAAGAGGCTGGGCATATACAGCTTCCTAGACATGAGGGGGGTGGAGGACCCGGTGGAGAGGCTTAAAGCCCTGGAGGAGCCCCCCCACGGAATCATAATCCACAAGGCCTACGAGACGCCCGTCGAGGCAGTAGTGGAGCAGATAAAGGCGGTGAAGGACGCGTTCGAGGACAGGCTCCTCGTAGGGGTCCAGGGCGACGTAACCCCGGAGACTATCCCAACACTGATCCAGGGAGGAGCCGACATAGCCATAGTAAGCCGGTACGTAACCCAGTCGAGGGACGTCACAAGGACTGTGAGGGACCTGTTGAACTCCACGCCCAAGCTGAAGGAGGACATAGACCTCCTAAGGGTGCACATAGAATAA